The window tGAAGCCAATTTCAATTGACGTTCTTGAATGTGTCCTGCACGATAATCAACTCAATGTTTTGGATATCCATTGTTTGAGTTGTATATAGATTATTTAGGTTGTGCAAATAACATCAATTCATAActagaaaatatcaaaattatCAAATGGTCGTCACAAGTTTTTGAAGATGAATGGCTATGAACAAAAGACTTCCATAATGTGATATATGGATTATgtcaacacaaataaaatgcaatgttgtgattttaaaacaaacaattttaatattttagcTTGACTAATATATTACAAAAAGTAGCTATTTTATGCTGATCGTCTCGTTGATTAATCGACTTATGCATTCGGTCGTGCAAACTGATATGTTTCAGTTTATGTGTAATATTATGTTATGATTATCTTAATATGACAAACACATCAGAGTGGATCAGAGTCAACACTCTGAGGCCTTCTAGTACATAATGACAAGCAAAACTTTAAGACTTAATAGACAACGTTACCGATCTTACATAgcttaaaacaacaacagaaaaaaaaaacagaaaacaaccaaACAGCGGCTTATGGGGGTAAATAACTTGAAGGCGCACCGGgtacaaataaaaatcattttacgTTCACCGTGTGAGAGACATTATGTACTGGAGCGTCGGTTGGATAGCATTAGCTAACTCGTTTACATGTTAGAAAGTTGGAGGACTAGCCAGCTAAGTTGAGGACCGTTTTACTTCCAGAACAGGTCGACAAACACAGCGGACAACACTATTAGGTCAGCCATTATTGTGTAGTACGTGACCCACGGTAAACGACACAAGCGCTCGCACCCATGCAGGACTATACGCAACTTTTCACAGTAGTAATCGGGTGATGTATCCAAAACATCACATGAGCTGCTAGTTTATTCCCccgctaacgttagctagctgtACACGTTAgccagctaacgttagctaactaTGGGATAAAATTCCGACTTGACGTGTTGGCATTTAAGTTTAAATCCAAAACGATGTACATCTTCGGGATGTGGCACATGGTGACATCTAAATACCGATGCaccacaataaaacattttcgTTTAATGGCTAAGATGTGCAGTAACTGACCTCTCCCTGCTTACTGGGACACCGCGCCTCCTTCCCAGCGACGCCATGTTGGAGATACAACCGTGATTGCAGTCGACGTATGACATCACCCAGCTTTCTGGGTAATGTAGTGTGTCAACGCAGTCAACGGTTCAATTCGACTCGAATGCGGACTAAAATTCCCATGATGCTATAAAAACAGAGTACCTGTCGTGACGTATTTGTAAGAGCGCATACAAGTTTGAGAGGTCAGACAATATTCTAAATAAATCCACTACAAAGAAACGGAGGCATGTTTATTTAAAGCATAATCATAACTTAAGGATAAATTAAGGAACCGTTTAGATATGCAAATTTTGAGGGAAATATATTGCATGCATCGGTtacaacatactgtacacatttTCTAATATAGTGTCCTTTCCATGTGCTTCTATAATaaggtttgtgtttgtttacttcTGGGTGCTCACCCATATTGTGCCCTCGCGCTCCCTGCTGTGTCCCCGTGCGTATGGGCTGTCTGTCCGGGTGCTGTAACTTGAGATGGTTTGGATGTAATAACTATAATGGTTCCGCTCAGGAATGTAAGATCAGCTGAAACCAGATGCTGCGCCTGTGACAGCAATTGTTTGTATCTAGGGAGCTAAATAGCGCATGCGtgccttaaaataaataaataaataaaattcactcAGTGAAGTGATCCTATATCTTTACTGCTgtgatttttgaatgttttggtCAGGACCTCAATTCCGTTACAAGAATCATTTCAACTGATATAGGTTATTTTGGAGACACTTGCTAATTTGTTTGTGGGTACGTTTTAAGTAAAttgatgttttaattattaaactACACATGAAAAAATGCAGCCAAAAAGTCAAGAATAAAGAGAAGTGGTTGCTGTAAGCAGGATTCTTTGAATACTGAGGTCATGAATCTATGTCTAATGAGTGAATCCTAACCATCCTAATCCCTCcacttattttattcaaattatcTGTATTTTATGTAAAGCAAGTAAGattatgtttcagtttattaaagGGTCAACACATGTTCATATTGCTCAAAGCTGGATATCAAATAGGCACTCATTATCAATGCCTAGTCCTATTCTTCTATTAATTGGGTTTTTGTTGGCCTaaaatttttcatatttaagtATAATTAGTCTAAACACACTAGaattacactgtaaaataattaaCAGACAGGATGCTAAACCCCtcagaagaaaaatacagagagcATTACCTCAATGTCCACAGTGGAAACTATGGTCCTGGATGCTGAAATCCTGTTCACTGACTGACATTTGGTCATTTGAGAAGACTTGGGACATCTTGGGAGTTTATACAGTTTTGAGTTTATGGGAGGCTTATGTGGTGACTTGAGGTACCACCTGGCTTTGCAGCACTAACAGAGGTAGCTTTTTCAGGTTCTTCTTCAGTAACCAGGAGATGTTCTGTAGCTGATGATCTTGAAGactccagtttttttttttccaataggAGATAATCAAACAGAGTTCTCTCCATCTCACTCCTCTGAAGAATTGTTTGCTCCTGCATTTTTAACAGCACACAAATCAAACTACTGCTGACCCAgggtgtatatatgtatatatgtatatgtaataCAATGTCCTCCACTGTCATTCACAATACCGTCAGCAGATGGCGCTAaaattgtgtttaattttgaagtGGTGCTGTTTGTTGCACGATGCTTGTGCTTACAAAGGACACAGTGTATCTAAGGTTACAATATCCATACATAGTTAAAGTTCTATGCCCTTAAGTAGCTCTCTGACTTACTGTACATGTAGTAATTAGTCCAGCTTGCTGATATGAAAAATGCTCATCTGACCAAGTAAAAGTGTGGTGAGGTGGACATCAAGATATTTTCCACACAAATCAAATACTGAAAATTTACCACAGTCCTCACTAAGACACATTCTTATAATTATATCTTAATACaattttctgaatttatttctgAAACAGTGATAAATGCACTAAAAATGAATTGTGCAGTATTTTTAGGATTAGGAATAGGGAATAATATTACCATAATATTACCTTAAAGTTGGATGCATGCTaatctttctctgtttttctagAAATACATACTTTGACATTAATGTGACGAGtacttgatttatttattcatagaAACAAGAATGGAAAAAAGTCTCAGGCAAAAAAGTACTAATAAAATAAGAATTGGTACATTTTGATGAATTTGAAGAGCCACATGTTCCGAAATCTCTttccagaaacacacaaatataaacataaacacaaaaaaatgaagtaacACCTTGGCCTattgacaggtgtgtgtgtcacctAAAGGAAATTTTTATAAGGGTGAAGTGGTTTCCTACAATTACCTCTTGgtgacagagaagacagacCGTCAGCCTTGTATTGTGTGTCCTGCCAGAGTGTGTTGAGTAACCTGAGGTATTTTTCTCCTCAACACTTAAGATTGTCAACAGCAAAAGCTCCCagacagccaaaaaaaaagaaaaaaaaggaaaatgacagtACACCTTTTTTTCAGTAAAAGATCTACGATGACGTTTATCATTTTGACATCAGCTGGCAAAAGAAGCCCTGTGGGTAAGATACTTGAGCTTCAGCCATCCAGTATCATTTTCCCAAATGACAGGACAGAGGACTGTAGATGCCAAAGTACATAATAAATGCCCTGAATATAGCAGTGCAGTTTGCTGGTTTATATGGAGATATTTATCCACATCCAGACCGAGCTGTTATACTACACAGTGACAAGCTTACGACCCAATTAATCACGTGCGTGTGTAGCATTTAACACACCcaaaggagaaaatgatggGTTTTGTCTTGAGGCTTGTTCAGGATTGCACCTCCAGAGTCAGACATTGTCACTTTGTTGTTCTTTGGTTTAAAAGTCCCTGCATTTCTTTTGGCTACTCAATTTATATCTCCAATAATGGACAGTAGATTTCTGTTACTGGGAAGAACAGCAGTGGATACAGTAACATTGGAACCAAACTGAGAGTTCAGGAAATATAACAGCCTTCAGAATACAAAAAATGACCCTTAATGTACTTAATTTATGCCTATAGCTAGAAAAACCCTTTTCCAGAGGCTTGGAGTTCTACGATGCATTTAGCTTTCACAATCCACTAAATGACCATTTCTGCCctggaaacacatttttttaatggagTAGTGGaaaggaaattgaaaaaaaaaaaagacaaaaacaaagctataGTATATCAAAATGGGGTCGATATATAAAAGTCATCACAGTATGAGCATTAGTGAAGACATCAATGCTTCCATCCAAACCATCATGGAGAAAGACGTCTGGGTTGGTCATCTTGTAGAGCTGCTCACAACCAGTGAAGAGTCCGAAGGCGGACAGAAAATTTGCAACATAAGATCTGACTcacatgtcagtgtcagtgataGGTGCACATCCTGAAGGCTTCTGTCTGAGGTAACAGGCTTCAGCTTTGGTTAGTTCATTTGCTCATAGTTTTACAAGTAGTGACCAGCtgattcacttcctgtttcctgtgagCGTCTACCCTGGATATCATGGACATAACTGATCCGTCAAACGTTCAGCTTGTAGACGTCTTTGCTACGAGTTCAGTTATCTATGGAGTCGCTCAATGTCATGTTTAACAATCTCTGGAAGGCCCTTTGTTGTATGTCAGCCTGTAACTCCAAAGCATGCGGTCAGACGGTATACATCCCCATATCCCCTGGGAGTCTCTTTCTCCTGTCAGAGCACCATGTAGGGTCATTGATAAATATGTTCAAAGTACTGAGGCTGAGGATTCTCTTTGACGAATTTCTGAATGTACCAGCAGGTCAAGTGGGCTTTCAGATCCTCTTCCACCACAAAATCCATGGCTGCCTGCCATCACACAAGCATAAAACCACATCTAAATTGTTCTGACAGGCATTTTATCAGACAGCATTTTACAGGGACACTTTGTTTCATTGATTTTTATATGTGTACTGTACCTTTAAAAGGAAATGTGAGATGTCTTTGAGTACACTGCCCAGATATAACAGTTAAAATCACTGGTGCAGTCATCTAAATAAGGCATTCTTTTCATAACAGAGCAAGTCATAACAGTGTGttccaaatgtaaacaaaaaagttaaaaatacaaaatgctgGTTTTCCATTTATGTCTCACACTATTAAactgtgcatgtaaacacaaatgtacctggttaaaatatttcaaactgggccttcaggaaatgaacagaaagagaaaatctcTGAAGAAagactgatgaaaacaaagcaaagcactcTTTGAGTTTTACCTTGGCTAGATGCTTGGCTATTCCTCTCCCTCTGTAAGCATCTGGAACTTCAGTGTGTTGCAAGTCCACTGTCTTCTTCCCAATGTATTCATACAGAAGAACTGCCCGATCGTGAGAtcctgaggacagacagaagtcATAGCTCTTGGTTATCTTGAGTTTGCCTCCACCCAACCCAGTTTCCTGCAGTTTACAGCAACAGCAACTTGACACCAACTTGTTATGGGATACTGGCTATACCTGCATGGATTTGTCAGTGTTTAAGTGGAAACCTTATGCAGTAGATTCACAAAAAAATGCTCCCTGATAATCAACCACCACAATAGTCAAAGATCAGGAGTTCACCATCTACTTCACACATGGAAAACAATCTTATGCTAGATTGACTAAGTCTTGTCATTTAAAGCTGAACCTCATCCCACTGCCTATGTTACTGATCAAGTTGCACTAGTAGCTTGCAATCTACCAAAAATACTGCAACATGTCTGCTCAATATGACAACTTATGAGTACTTTGACCTCAAAGCAAGAGGGTCATTGGTTTGATATCATGTGATGTGGTGATAGCATcaggaaaacaacacatcaCCACCCAGCCAGGTACAGACAAGTGGTTATGTAAAAGGATAATGTAGCTGGGTGCAGACAAAAGATCTTCATTCAGGGGAAAACTGGCTTCCAGCTTATTGCCATAAATACATCTCACACAGCTGTAACGTGCAAGATTATCTAACTTAATAGATGATCATAAAAACTTTCCATAAATATTGAATGGAACAGACCTGGACACGTTAACACAgctcaaaacacatttatttcagattGTTACAAATTAGAAGGTCCCCAGACCAAAATCAGAGTACCACAACTCATAAGGTTCGGACAGACaaaatatgattcattttataAACAAGAAATTTGATTGGTGGGCCACTGGCGTTTAAAGCATAGCTCGCAAAGGTTGGGCGGAGTAACTAGGTCGTTATGAGGCGACTTCACCAAGAAGAATAATTGATCTTCGAGAGAATCTTTTGTGAGCGGATGCTACTGTGCGCTGCATATTTGCTTTGAAGAAAGGAACGAAGAAAATGTTTCCGTCGTGCCAAATAGACGAGCACTAGAAGTTACAAATCAAAGCACTGTCGTCTGTTCAGATCATAAAATACGAAACTGGATCCGAATAAAGACGTGACATTCCAATTATACAAAATTAATAACGCCATTGTGTCTGAAACCGCAGCTGGTGCCATCAGTAAGAGCACGACGACGATACTAGCAACAAGGAAAGCTACACCAACACCTGAGCTAGCATTAGCcagctagcatgctaatgtttacaTGCTGAACTTACCATTTAGTCGTATAACAAACTGCCGACGCTTTTTATCGTGTTCCACCTGGATCTGT of the Scatophagus argus isolate fScaArg1 chromosome 16, fScaArg1.pri, whole genome shotgun sequence genome contains:
- the natd1 gene encoding protein NATD1, with the protein product MAQAAQANPFDTTNSQIQVEHDKKRRQFVIRLNGSHDRAVLLYEYIGKKTVDLQHTEVPDAYRGRGIAKHLAKAAMDFVVEEDLKAHLTCWYIQKFVKENPQPQYFEHIYQ